A single window of Streptococcus cristatus ATCC 51100 DNA harbors:
- a CDS encoding sensor histidine kinase, whose product MLNKLKKALYADDFSYFIRYFGVFTLIFSAMTLIIIQVMRSSLYTTVDDNLKSLSQNPAWVANLAYRTTGRQYQEPENKDSEHKDSESVQAHDIKIEEPGRVNVSANTSAILLNDDYQNVSAKNSFLNFDAIKFNKRFLNQIKQIQLTNSYGQVESYRAYMFDIDPDDEIENVKYAVVMTSISQLEQTSEKHEKLIAIVMISFWGISLIASIYLARMSVKPLLDSMQKQKSFVENASHELRTPLAVLQNRLESLFRKPEATIMESSESIASSLEEVRNMRLLTTNLLNLARRDDGIKPEYGEVTPDFFTTAFSNYAIIAEESDKVFDFKNLVSKSITTDKVLLKQVMTILFDNAIKYTEEDGEIYFVASANDRILTLRISDNGPGIAGDDKKKVFDRFYRVDKARTRQKGGFGLGLSLAKQIVDALKGTITVKDNKPRGTIFEIKVPLRSDIRKRISKS is encoded by the coding sequence ATGCTGAATAAACTCAAAAAAGCCTTATATGCGGATGATTTTTCTTATTTCATTCGCTATTTTGGTGTATTCACCCTGATTTTCTCGGCCATGACGCTCATTATTATCCAAGTCATGCGCTCTAGCCTCTACACGACCGTTGATGATAATCTCAAAAGTCTCAGTCAAAATCCCGCCTGGGTAGCCAATCTAGCCTATCGGACGACGGGGCGGCAATACCAAGAGCCAGAGAACAAGGATTCAGAGCACAAAGATTCAGAGTCTGTGCAAGCTCATGATATCAAGATTGAGGAACCGGGCAGGGTCAATGTCAGTGCCAATACCTCAGCCATTCTTTTGAATGATGATTATCAGAATGTATCTGCAAAAAATAGCTTTTTGAACTTTGATGCGATTAAATTTAATAAACGATTTCTTAATCAAATCAAGCAAATTCAGCTGACCAATAGCTATGGACAGGTCGAGAGTTATCGGGCCTATATGTTCGACATTGATCCAGATGATGAAATTGAAAATGTCAAATACGCAGTTGTCATGACCAGTATCAGCCAGCTGGAGCAGACTAGCGAAAAGCATGAAAAGCTGATTGCCATTGTCATGATTAGCTTCTGGGGTATTTCTTTGATTGCTAGTATCTATCTGGCGCGGATGAGTGTCAAGCCTCTCTTGGACAGCATGCAAAAGCAGAAGTCTTTTGTTGAAAATGCCAGCCACGAATTGCGGACGCCTCTGGCCGTGCTGCAAAATCGTCTGGAGTCTCTCTTCCGTAAGCCTGAGGCCACGATTATGGAGTCTAGTGAGAGTATCGCATCTAGTTTAGAGGAAGTGCGAAATATGCGCCTATTGACGACCAATTTACTCAACCTAGCTCGGCGCGATGACGGTATCAAGCCAGAATACGGTGAAGTCACACCAGACTTCTTCACAACAGCTTTTTCTAACTATGCTATTATTGCGGAGGAAAGCGATAAGGTCTTTGATTTCAAAAATCTGGTTTCAAAATCAATCACGACAGACAAAGTCTTGCTCAAGCAGGTAATGACCATCCTTTTTGATAATGCCATCAAATACACAGAGGAGGATGGAGAGATCTATTTCGTGGCCTCCGCCAATGATCGGATCTTGACCTTGCGTATTTCTGACAATGGTCCAGGGATTGCGGGCGACGACAAGAAAAAAGTCTTCGATCGTTTTTATCGGGTGGATAAGGCTCGGACTCGTCAAAAAGGTGGATTTGGACTAGGACTTTCCTTGGCGAAACAAATCGTGGACGCCTTAAAAGGAACCATCACAGTCAAAGATAACAAACCGCGTGGAACCATTTTTGAAATCAAAGTTCCCCTTAGGTCAGATATTAGAAAACGAATTAGCAAAAGCTGA
- the gloA gene encoding lactoylglutathione lyase yields the protein MTSKMLHTCLRVENLEASIAFYEDAFGFKELRRKDFPEHAFTIVYLGLDGDDYELELTYNYDHGPYVIGDGFAHIALSTPDLEGLHAEHAAKGYEVTEPKGLPGNPPNYYFIKDPDGYKVEVIREKSL from the coding sequence ATGACATCAAAAATGTTGCATACTTGTTTACGAGTGGAAAATTTAGAGGCTTCGATTGCCTTTTATGAAGACGCGTTTGGTTTTAAGGAATTGCGCCGCAAGGACTTTCCAGAGCATGCTTTTACCATTGTTTATCTTGGTTTGGATGGCGATGATTATGAGCTTGAATTGACTTATAATTATGACCACGGACCTTATGTAATCGGTGATGGCTTTGCTCATATTGCTCTTAGCACGCCTGATTTGGAAGGTTTGCACGCTGAGCATGCTGCTAAGGGCTATGAAGTGACTGAGCCAAAAGGGCTGCCTGGAAACCCACCAAATTATTATTTCATCAAAGATCCTGATGGCTACAAGGTCGAAGTGATTCGAGAAAAAAGTCTTTAA
- a CDS encoding polysaccharide deacetylase family protein gives MKRQHKRKRRRKYRLILSLLNLLLLGFLVFGGLRIYEMFQEREFQKKVTEVIAKEEQKHADNAEKQAGRIGSHYVAAFYPLMNGQPLQSVKDKMLQDSQSISDDKKQKENLTALTFYYTEEKSTSLANTKEVVIQRKDYSISKRDIKSEEAREVASTYINQEGAAVTLDKLFQNPEAAKEIFLKELTSQLTFRQVEESQQTAALNALREIELSQWNFHYEESLFSIHLPKEINGVTSLTVPLSSFYDLIRPEYLQGADLEAYQQYETKRHEKMVALTFDDGPDSKTTPQALEILKRYNAKATFFMVGQNVAANPELAKRVLDEGHQLGIHTWSHPDLTKLPLNQSKKEILDTQEAIYKATGIRPMITRPPYGAINSTVQNAVDQSFIMWSVDSLDWKTRNTKAIMQEIVKTQPGSIILMHDIHQTTIDALPSVLDYLKNSGYTLVTVDELLENQLQPHQIYYSRN, from the coding sequence ATGAAAAGACAACATAAAAGGAAGCGTAGACGAAAATATAGACTGATTCTCAGTCTTCTGAATCTGCTTCTCTTAGGATTTCTTGTTTTTGGCGGACTACGAATCTATGAAATGTTTCAGGAAAGGGAATTCCAGAAAAAGGTTACAGAAGTGATCGCCAAGGAAGAGCAAAAACATGCTGACAATGCCGAAAAGCAGGCTGGGAGAATTGGTAGCCATTATGTGGCAGCTTTTTATCCTCTGATGAATGGACAGCCTCTTCAAAGTGTCAAAGATAAAATGTTGCAGGACAGTCAGAGCATTTCAGATGACAAGAAGCAGAAGGAAAACTTGACGGCTTTGACTTTTTACTACACGGAAGAAAAGTCTACTAGTCTGGCCAATACCAAGGAAGTGGTCATTCAGCGAAAAGATTACAGCATCTCAAAAAGAGACATCAAGTCTGAAGAAGCAAGAGAAGTAGCCTCGACTTATATCAATCAAGAAGGGGCAGCGGTGACTTTGGACAAGCTGTTTCAAAATCCAGAAGCTGCCAAGGAAATTTTCCTGAAGGAGTTGACCAGTCAGCTAACCTTTAGACAGGTGGAGGAAAGTCAGCAAACAGCAGCTTTAAATGCCCTCCGAGAAATAGAGTTGAGCCAGTGGAATTTTCACTATGAGGAAAGTTTATTTTCCATTCATCTTCCCAAAGAAATCAACGGTGTGACGAGCTTGACAGTGCCTCTGTCTAGTTTTTATGATCTAATCCGTCCGGAATATTTGCAGGGGGCTGATTTGGAGGCTTACCAGCAGTATGAAACCAAGCGGCATGAGAAAATGGTTGCCCTGACCTTTGATGACGGTCCCGACAGTAAAACGACTCCTCAGGCCTTGGAAATTCTGAAACGCTACAATGCTAAAGCGACCTTCTTTATGGTGGGGCAAAATGTTGCTGCCAATCCAGAACTGGCTAAACGTGTCCTTGATGAAGGCCATCAGCTCGGCATCCATACATGGAGCCATCCAGATTTGACCAAGTTACCTCTGAATCAATCCAAAAAGGAAATTTTAGACACTCAGGAAGCCATTTATAAGGCGACTGGTATCCGACCTATGATTACAAGACCGCCTTACGGAGCCATTAACTCTACAGTTCAAAATGCTGTCGATCAGTCCTTTATCATGTGGAGCGTGGACAGTCTCGATTGGAAAACACGCAATACAAAGGCTATTATGCAGGAGATCGTGAAAACCCAACCGGGATCTATTATTCTCATGCACGATATCCATCAGACGACCATTGATGCCCTGCCAAGCGTTCTTGACTATCTGAAGAATAGCGGCTATACTCTGGTGACAGTTGATGAACTATTAGAAAATCAACTTCAACCACATCAGATTTATTACAGCAGAAATTAA